A window from Falco naumanni isolate bFalNau1 chromosome 3, bFalNau1.pat, whole genome shotgun sequence encodes these proteins:
- the CLCN6 gene encoding chloride transport protein 6 isoform X1 produces the protein MAGCGSGLCCCCCPRCCGERESRTPEELTILGETHEEEDEILPRKDYESLDYDRCINDPYLEVLESMDNKQKAQRYEAVKWVMVFAIGVCTGLVGLFVDFFVRLFTQLKFRVVQSSVEECTEKGCLALSLLELLGFNLTFVFLASLLVLIQPVAAGSGIPEIKCYLNGVKVPGVVRLRTVVCKAMGVLFSVAGGLFVGKEGPMIHSGAVVGAGLPQFQSISLRKIQFNFPYFRSDRDKRDFVSAGAAAGVAAAFGAPIGGTLFSLEEGSSFWNQGLTWKVLFCSMAATFTLNFFRSGIQFGSWGSFQLPGLLNFGEFKCSESDKKCHLWTAVDLGFFILMGIVGGLLGATFNCLNKRLAKYRMRNVHPKPKLVRVLESLLVSLTTTVVVFVASMVLGECRQMSSTSQNGNDTLSLQGVSEDVNSSIKTFFCPNETYNDMATLFFNPQESAILQLFHQDGTFSPVTLSLFFLLYFLLSCWTYGISVPSGLFVPSLLCGAAFGRLVANLLKSYIGLDHIYSGTFALIGAAAFLGGVVRMTISLTVILIESTNEITYGLPIMITLMVAKWTGDFFNKGIYDIHVNLRGVPLLEWETEVEMDKLRASDIMEPNLTYVYPHTRIQSLVSILRTTVHHAFPVVTENRGNEREFMKGNQLISNNIKFKKSSILTRAGEQRKRSQSMKSYPSSELRNMCDEHIATEEPPEKEDLLQQMLERRYTPYPNLYPDQSPSEEWTMEERFRPLTFHGLILRSQLVTLLVRGVCYSESQSSASQPRLSHAEMSEDYPRYPDIHDLDLTLLNPRMIVDVTPYMNPSPFAVSPNTHVSQVFNLFRTMGLRHLPVVNAVGEIVGIITRHNLTHEFLQARLRQHYQTI, from the exons ATGGCGGGGTGCGGGTCCggactgtgctgctgctgctgcccgcgCTGCTGCGGCGAGCGGGAGAGCCGCACCCCCGAGGAGCTG ACCATCCTAGGAGAAACTCATGAAGAGGAGGATGAGATCCTTCCACGCAAAGACTATGAG AGCTTGGATTATGATCGCTGTATCAATGACCCATACCTGGAAGTTTTGGAGAGCATGGACAACAAG CAGAAAGCCCAGAGATATGAAGCAGTGAAGTGGGTGATGGTTTTTGCTATTGGAGTCTGCACAGGACTG GTGGGCCTCTTTGTGGATTTCTTCGTACGGCTCTTTACCCAGCTCAAGTTCCGAGTGGTACAAAGCT CGGTGGAAGAATGCACTGAGAAGGGCTGTCTTGCGTTGTccttgctggagctgctggggttCAACCTgacctttgtttttcttgccaGTCTTCTGGTCCTGATCCAA cctgtggcagCTGGATCAGGAATTCCTGAAATTAAGTGCTACCTCAATGGGGTAAAAGTTCCAGGAGTTGTGCGTCTCCGGACAGTGGTGTGCAAAGCTATGGGAGTGCTCTTCAGTGTGGCAGGAG GTCTTTTTGTCGGGAAGGAGGGTCCAATGATTCACAGCGGTGCTGTTGTGGGTGCGGGTTTGCCACAG TTTCAGAGCATCTCTTTGAGGAAGATCCAATTTAACTTTCCCTATTTCCGCAGTGACAG gGATAAAAGGGATTTTGtgtctgctggagctgctgcaggggttGCGGCTGCCTTTGGAGCCCCAATTGGGGGCACTCTTTTCAGCCTGGAAGAAGGTTCCTCTTTCTGGAACCAGGGACTTACATGGAAAGTG cttttctgttccaTGGCTGCCACCTTCACCCTGAATTTCTTCCGCTCTGGAATTCAGTTTGGAAGTTGGGGGTCTTTCCAGCTCCCTGGGCTGCTGAACTTTGGGGAGTTTAAG TGCTCTGAGTCTGATAAGAAATGCCACCTCTGGACGGCTGTGGACTTGGGCTTCTTCATTCTGATGGGGATTGTAGGAGGCCTTCTTGGAGCCACCTTCAACTGCCTGAACAAGAGACTTGCGAAGTACCGCATGCGGAACGTGCATCCCAAGCCAAAGCTGGTCAG AGTCTTGGAGAGCCTGCTGGTGTCATTGACTACCACAGTCGTGGTCTTTGTAGCCTCCATGGTTCTGGGGGAATGCCGGCAGATGTCTTCCACCAGTCAGAATGGCAATGACACTCTGAGCCTGCAG GGTGTGTCAGAGGATGTGAATTCAAGCatcaaaacttttttctgcCCAAATGAAACCTACAACGACATGGCCACACTCTTCTTCAACCCGCAGGAGTCTGCTATCCTGCAGCTCTTCCACCAGGATG GTACTTTCAGCCCAGTCACACTGTCCTTGTTCTTCCTTCTCTATTTCTTACTCTCCTGCTGGACATACGGGATCTCTGTGCCCAGTGGTCTTTTTGTGCCGTCTCTGCTTTGTGGGGCTGCCTTCGGACGCCTGGTCGCCAACCTCCTCAAAAG CTACATTGGCCTGGATCACATCTACTCGGGAACATTTGCGCTGATTGGGGCAGCAGCATTCCTGGGAGGAGTGGTTCGCATGACAATTAGCCTGACTGTCATCCTAATTGAATCCACCAACGAGATCACCTATGGGCTCCCAATAATGATCACCCTTATG GTAGCCAAATGGACAGGAGACTTTTTCAACAAAGGCATCTATGACATCCATGTGAATTTGCGAGGAGTGCCTCTTCTGGAGTGGGAAACAGAGGTGGAAATGGATAA aCTACGAGCCAGTGACATCATGGAACCCAACTTGACGTATGTCTACCCACACACCAGGATCCAGTCCCTTGTTAGCATCCTGCGCACAACTGTCCATCATGCCTTCCCTGTAGTGACTGAGAACCGGGGCAATGAGAGGGAGTTCATGAAGGGAAATCAACTGATAAGTAACAACATCAAATTCAAG AAATCCAGCATCCTCACCCGAGCTGGAGAGCAGCGTAAGCGTAGTCAGTCTATGAAGTCCTACCCATCAAGTGAATTGCGTAACATGTGTGACGAGCACATAGCAACGGAGGAGCCACCAGAAAAGGAGGATCTGCTGCAACAGATGCTAGAGAGAAG ATATACTCCCTACCCCAACCTGTACCCTGACCAGTCTCCCAGTGAAGAGTGGACCATGGAGGAACGCTTCAGACCTTTGACCTTCCATGGCTTGATCTTGCGCTCACAGCTGGTCACCCTCCTTGTCAGGGGTGTTTGTTACTCCGAGAGCCAGTCA AGTGCAAGTCAGCCTCGTCTATCCCATGCAGAGATGTCAGAGGATTACCCCCGCTATCCAGATATTCATGACCTGGACCTGACATTGCTGAACCCTCGCATGATAGTG GATGTCACTCCATACATGAACCCATCGCCCTTTGCTGTCTCTCCAAATACTCATGTGTCACAAGTCTTCAACCTGTTCAGGACAATGGGACTCAGACATTTGCCGGTTGTGAATGCAGTTGGAGAG ATTGTTGGGATAATCACTCGGCACAACCTGACCCACGAATTCCTGCAGGCAAGACTGAGACAACACTATCAGACCATTTGa
- the CLCN6 gene encoding chloride transport protein 6 isoform X2, whose amino-acid sequence MAGCGSGLCCCCCPRCCGERESRTPEELTILGETHEEEDEILPRKDYESLDYDRCINDPYLEVLESMDNKKAQRYEAVKWVMVFAIGVCTGLVGLFVDFFVRLFTQLKFRVVQSSVEECTEKGCLALSLLELLGFNLTFVFLASLLVLIQPVAAGSGIPEIKCYLNGVKVPGVVRLRTVVCKAMGVLFSVAGGLFVGKEGPMIHSGAVVGAGLPQFQSISLRKIQFNFPYFRSDRDKRDFVSAGAAAGVAAAFGAPIGGTLFSLEEGSSFWNQGLTWKVLFCSMAATFTLNFFRSGIQFGSWGSFQLPGLLNFGEFKCSESDKKCHLWTAVDLGFFILMGIVGGLLGATFNCLNKRLAKYRMRNVHPKPKLVRVLESLLVSLTTTVVVFVASMVLGECRQMSSTSQNGNDTLSLQGVSEDVNSSIKTFFCPNETYNDMATLFFNPQESAILQLFHQDGTFSPVTLSLFFLLYFLLSCWTYGISVPSGLFVPSLLCGAAFGRLVANLLKSYIGLDHIYSGTFALIGAAAFLGGVVRMTISLTVILIESTNEITYGLPIMITLMVAKWTGDFFNKGIYDIHVNLRGVPLLEWETEVEMDKLRASDIMEPNLTYVYPHTRIQSLVSILRTTVHHAFPVVTENRGNEREFMKGNQLISNNIKFKKSSILTRAGEQRKRSQSMKSYPSSELRNMCDEHIATEEPPEKEDLLQQMLERRYTPYPNLYPDQSPSEEWTMEERFRPLTFHGLILRSQLVTLLVRGVCYSESQSSASQPRLSHAEMSEDYPRYPDIHDLDLTLLNPRMIVDVTPYMNPSPFAVSPNTHVSQVFNLFRTMGLRHLPVVNAVGEIVGIITRHNLTHEFLQARLRQHYQTI is encoded by the exons ATGGCGGGGTGCGGGTCCggactgtgctgctgctgctgcccgcgCTGCTGCGGCGAGCGGGAGAGCCGCACCCCCGAGGAGCTG ACCATCCTAGGAGAAACTCATGAAGAGGAGGATGAGATCCTTCCACGCAAAGACTATGAG AGCTTGGATTATGATCGCTGTATCAATGACCCATACCTGGAAGTTTTGGAGAGCATGGACAACAAG AAAGCCCAGAGATATGAAGCAGTGAAGTGGGTGATGGTTTTTGCTATTGGAGTCTGCACAGGACTG GTGGGCCTCTTTGTGGATTTCTTCGTACGGCTCTTTACCCAGCTCAAGTTCCGAGTGGTACAAAGCT CGGTGGAAGAATGCACTGAGAAGGGCTGTCTTGCGTTGTccttgctggagctgctggggttCAACCTgacctttgtttttcttgccaGTCTTCTGGTCCTGATCCAA cctgtggcagCTGGATCAGGAATTCCTGAAATTAAGTGCTACCTCAATGGGGTAAAAGTTCCAGGAGTTGTGCGTCTCCGGACAGTGGTGTGCAAAGCTATGGGAGTGCTCTTCAGTGTGGCAGGAG GTCTTTTTGTCGGGAAGGAGGGTCCAATGATTCACAGCGGTGCTGTTGTGGGTGCGGGTTTGCCACAG TTTCAGAGCATCTCTTTGAGGAAGATCCAATTTAACTTTCCCTATTTCCGCAGTGACAG gGATAAAAGGGATTTTGtgtctgctggagctgctgcaggggttGCGGCTGCCTTTGGAGCCCCAATTGGGGGCACTCTTTTCAGCCTGGAAGAAGGTTCCTCTTTCTGGAACCAGGGACTTACATGGAAAGTG cttttctgttccaTGGCTGCCACCTTCACCCTGAATTTCTTCCGCTCTGGAATTCAGTTTGGAAGTTGGGGGTCTTTCCAGCTCCCTGGGCTGCTGAACTTTGGGGAGTTTAAG TGCTCTGAGTCTGATAAGAAATGCCACCTCTGGACGGCTGTGGACTTGGGCTTCTTCATTCTGATGGGGATTGTAGGAGGCCTTCTTGGAGCCACCTTCAACTGCCTGAACAAGAGACTTGCGAAGTACCGCATGCGGAACGTGCATCCCAAGCCAAAGCTGGTCAG AGTCTTGGAGAGCCTGCTGGTGTCATTGACTACCACAGTCGTGGTCTTTGTAGCCTCCATGGTTCTGGGGGAATGCCGGCAGATGTCTTCCACCAGTCAGAATGGCAATGACACTCTGAGCCTGCAG GGTGTGTCAGAGGATGTGAATTCAAGCatcaaaacttttttctgcCCAAATGAAACCTACAACGACATGGCCACACTCTTCTTCAACCCGCAGGAGTCTGCTATCCTGCAGCTCTTCCACCAGGATG GTACTTTCAGCCCAGTCACACTGTCCTTGTTCTTCCTTCTCTATTTCTTACTCTCCTGCTGGACATACGGGATCTCTGTGCCCAGTGGTCTTTTTGTGCCGTCTCTGCTTTGTGGGGCTGCCTTCGGACGCCTGGTCGCCAACCTCCTCAAAAG CTACATTGGCCTGGATCACATCTACTCGGGAACATTTGCGCTGATTGGGGCAGCAGCATTCCTGGGAGGAGTGGTTCGCATGACAATTAGCCTGACTGTCATCCTAATTGAATCCACCAACGAGATCACCTATGGGCTCCCAATAATGATCACCCTTATG GTAGCCAAATGGACAGGAGACTTTTTCAACAAAGGCATCTATGACATCCATGTGAATTTGCGAGGAGTGCCTCTTCTGGAGTGGGAAACAGAGGTGGAAATGGATAA aCTACGAGCCAGTGACATCATGGAACCCAACTTGACGTATGTCTACCCACACACCAGGATCCAGTCCCTTGTTAGCATCCTGCGCACAACTGTCCATCATGCCTTCCCTGTAGTGACTGAGAACCGGGGCAATGAGAGGGAGTTCATGAAGGGAAATCAACTGATAAGTAACAACATCAAATTCAAG AAATCCAGCATCCTCACCCGAGCTGGAGAGCAGCGTAAGCGTAGTCAGTCTATGAAGTCCTACCCATCAAGTGAATTGCGTAACATGTGTGACGAGCACATAGCAACGGAGGAGCCACCAGAAAAGGAGGATCTGCTGCAACAGATGCTAGAGAGAAG ATATACTCCCTACCCCAACCTGTACCCTGACCAGTCTCCCAGTGAAGAGTGGACCATGGAGGAACGCTTCAGACCTTTGACCTTCCATGGCTTGATCTTGCGCTCACAGCTGGTCACCCTCCTTGTCAGGGGTGTTTGTTACTCCGAGAGCCAGTCA AGTGCAAGTCAGCCTCGTCTATCCCATGCAGAGATGTCAGAGGATTACCCCCGCTATCCAGATATTCATGACCTGGACCTGACATTGCTGAACCCTCGCATGATAGTG GATGTCACTCCATACATGAACCCATCGCCCTTTGCTGTCTCTCCAAATACTCATGTGTCACAAGTCTTCAACCTGTTCAGGACAATGGGACTCAGACATTTGCCGGTTGTGAATGCAGTTGGAGAG ATTGTTGGGATAATCACTCGGCACAACCTGACCCACGAATTCCTGCAGGCAAGACTGAGACAACACTATCAGACCATTTGa
- the CLCN6 gene encoding chloride transport protein 6 isoform X3: protein MDNKQKAQRYEAVKWVMVFAIGVCTGLVGLFVDFFVRLFTQLKFRVVQSSVEECTEKGCLALSLLELLGFNLTFVFLASLLVLIQPVAAGSGIPEIKCYLNGVKVPGVVRLRTVVCKAMGVLFSVAGGLFVGKEGPMIHSGAVVGAGLPQFQSISLRKIQFNFPYFRSDRDKRDFVSAGAAAGVAAAFGAPIGGTLFSLEEGSSFWNQGLTWKVLFCSMAATFTLNFFRSGIQFGSWGSFQLPGLLNFGEFKCSESDKKCHLWTAVDLGFFILMGIVGGLLGATFNCLNKRLAKYRMRNVHPKPKLVRVLESLLVSLTTTVVVFVASMVLGECRQMSSTSQNGNDTLSLQGVSEDVNSSIKTFFCPNETYNDMATLFFNPQESAILQLFHQDGTFSPVTLSLFFLLYFLLSCWTYGISVPSGLFVPSLLCGAAFGRLVANLLKSYIGLDHIYSGTFALIGAAAFLGGVVRMTISLTVILIESTNEITYGLPIMITLMVAKWTGDFFNKGIYDIHVNLRGVPLLEWETEVEMDKLRASDIMEPNLTYVYPHTRIQSLVSILRTTVHHAFPVVTENRGNEREFMKGNQLISNNIKFKKSSILTRAGEQRKRSQSMKSYPSSELRNMCDEHIATEEPPEKEDLLQQMLERRYTPYPNLYPDQSPSEEWTMEERFRPLTFHGLILRSQLVTLLVRGVCYSESQSSASQPRLSHAEMSEDYPRYPDIHDLDLTLLNPRMIVDVTPYMNPSPFAVSPNTHVSQVFNLFRTMGLRHLPVVNAVGEIVGIITRHNLTHEFLQARLRQHYQTI from the exons ATGGACAACAAG CAGAAAGCCCAGAGATATGAAGCAGTGAAGTGGGTGATGGTTTTTGCTATTGGAGTCTGCACAGGACTG GTGGGCCTCTTTGTGGATTTCTTCGTACGGCTCTTTACCCAGCTCAAGTTCCGAGTGGTACAAAGCT CGGTGGAAGAATGCACTGAGAAGGGCTGTCTTGCGTTGTccttgctggagctgctggggttCAACCTgacctttgtttttcttgccaGTCTTCTGGTCCTGATCCAA cctgtggcagCTGGATCAGGAATTCCTGAAATTAAGTGCTACCTCAATGGGGTAAAAGTTCCAGGAGTTGTGCGTCTCCGGACAGTGGTGTGCAAAGCTATGGGAGTGCTCTTCAGTGTGGCAGGAG GTCTTTTTGTCGGGAAGGAGGGTCCAATGATTCACAGCGGTGCTGTTGTGGGTGCGGGTTTGCCACAG TTTCAGAGCATCTCTTTGAGGAAGATCCAATTTAACTTTCCCTATTTCCGCAGTGACAG gGATAAAAGGGATTTTGtgtctgctggagctgctgcaggggttGCGGCTGCCTTTGGAGCCCCAATTGGGGGCACTCTTTTCAGCCTGGAAGAAGGTTCCTCTTTCTGGAACCAGGGACTTACATGGAAAGTG cttttctgttccaTGGCTGCCACCTTCACCCTGAATTTCTTCCGCTCTGGAATTCAGTTTGGAAGTTGGGGGTCTTTCCAGCTCCCTGGGCTGCTGAACTTTGGGGAGTTTAAG TGCTCTGAGTCTGATAAGAAATGCCACCTCTGGACGGCTGTGGACTTGGGCTTCTTCATTCTGATGGGGATTGTAGGAGGCCTTCTTGGAGCCACCTTCAACTGCCTGAACAAGAGACTTGCGAAGTACCGCATGCGGAACGTGCATCCCAAGCCAAAGCTGGTCAG AGTCTTGGAGAGCCTGCTGGTGTCATTGACTACCACAGTCGTGGTCTTTGTAGCCTCCATGGTTCTGGGGGAATGCCGGCAGATGTCTTCCACCAGTCAGAATGGCAATGACACTCTGAGCCTGCAG GGTGTGTCAGAGGATGTGAATTCAAGCatcaaaacttttttctgcCCAAATGAAACCTACAACGACATGGCCACACTCTTCTTCAACCCGCAGGAGTCTGCTATCCTGCAGCTCTTCCACCAGGATG GTACTTTCAGCCCAGTCACACTGTCCTTGTTCTTCCTTCTCTATTTCTTACTCTCCTGCTGGACATACGGGATCTCTGTGCCCAGTGGTCTTTTTGTGCCGTCTCTGCTTTGTGGGGCTGCCTTCGGACGCCTGGTCGCCAACCTCCTCAAAAG CTACATTGGCCTGGATCACATCTACTCGGGAACATTTGCGCTGATTGGGGCAGCAGCATTCCTGGGAGGAGTGGTTCGCATGACAATTAGCCTGACTGTCATCCTAATTGAATCCACCAACGAGATCACCTATGGGCTCCCAATAATGATCACCCTTATG GTAGCCAAATGGACAGGAGACTTTTTCAACAAAGGCATCTATGACATCCATGTGAATTTGCGAGGAGTGCCTCTTCTGGAGTGGGAAACAGAGGTGGAAATGGATAA aCTACGAGCCAGTGACATCATGGAACCCAACTTGACGTATGTCTACCCACACACCAGGATCCAGTCCCTTGTTAGCATCCTGCGCACAACTGTCCATCATGCCTTCCCTGTAGTGACTGAGAACCGGGGCAATGAGAGGGAGTTCATGAAGGGAAATCAACTGATAAGTAACAACATCAAATTCAAG AAATCCAGCATCCTCACCCGAGCTGGAGAGCAGCGTAAGCGTAGTCAGTCTATGAAGTCCTACCCATCAAGTGAATTGCGTAACATGTGTGACGAGCACATAGCAACGGAGGAGCCACCAGAAAAGGAGGATCTGCTGCAACAGATGCTAGAGAGAAG ATATACTCCCTACCCCAACCTGTACCCTGACCAGTCTCCCAGTGAAGAGTGGACCATGGAGGAACGCTTCAGACCTTTGACCTTCCATGGCTTGATCTTGCGCTCACAGCTGGTCACCCTCCTTGTCAGGGGTGTTTGTTACTCCGAGAGCCAGTCA AGTGCAAGTCAGCCTCGTCTATCCCATGCAGAGATGTCAGAGGATTACCCCCGCTATCCAGATATTCATGACCTGGACCTGACATTGCTGAACCCTCGCATGATAGTG GATGTCACTCCATACATGAACCCATCGCCCTTTGCTGTCTCTCCAAATACTCATGTGTCACAAGTCTTCAACCTGTTCAGGACAATGGGACTCAGACATTTGCCGGTTGTGAATGCAGTTGGAGAG ATTGTTGGGATAATCACTCGGCACAACCTGACCCACGAATTCCTGCAGGCAAGACTGAGACAACACTATCAGACCATTTGa